From Triticum aestivum cultivar Chinese Spring chromosome 4A, IWGSC CS RefSeq v2.1, whole genome shotgun sequence, a single genomic window includes:
- the LOC123087474 gene encoding uncharacterized protein: MAAVRHAMRRLGGSLLWPTATSPAAAAPRRLTHSESLASEQARHEEVLRKVQQKTDELYDVLCEAERDFCTSSWRNTRMLQHLSMRVTPRPWDWRWRIRRFNRRFHNVAELAGFISLYFGLEVLKQEVEEKEKHAAEATTVSCPID, encoded by the coding sequence ATGGCCGCGGTTCGACACGCAATGAGGAGGCTCGGCGGCTCCCTGCTCTGGCCAACGGCCACCTCACCGGCAGCGGCGGCGCCAAGGCGGCTCACGCACAGCGAAAGCTTGGCCTCGGAGCAAGCTCGTCACGAGGAGGTGCTGCGCAAGGTCCAGCAGAAGACGGACGAGCTGTACGATGTGTTGTGCGAGGCGGAGCGGGACTTCTGCACGAGCAGCTGGCGCAACACGCGCATGCTCCAGCACCTCTCCATGAGGGTCACGCCGAGGCCGTGGGACTGGAGGTGGCGCATCCGGCGCTTCAACAGAAGGTTTCACAATGTGGCAGAGCTTGCCGGGTTTATCTCGCTCTACTTCGGCTTGGAGGTGCTGAAACAAGAAGTCGAGGAAAAGGAAAAGCATGCGGCCGAGGCAACGACGGTGTCC